In a single window of the Pseudopipra pipra isolate bDixPip1 chromosome 21, bDixPip1.hap1, whole genome shotgun sequence genome:
- the MRPS17 gene encoding small ribosomal subunit protein uS17m, which translates to MSVPRGAVHAKWIVGKVIGTKMQKTAKVRVTRLVLDPYLLKFFNKRKTYFAHDPLQQCVVGDIVLLKALPERRSKHVKHELAEIVFKVGNVIDPITGKPCAGTRFLENLSDSENLTEADTTYLSEKLQELKVCSTDK; encoded by the exons ATGTCTGTCCCACGTGGAGCTGTCCATGCAAAATGGATAGTAGGGAAAGTAATAGGAaccaaaatgcagaaaactgcCAAAGTGAGAGTGACAAGGCTTGTGCTGGATCCCTACTTACTGAAG ttctttaacaaaagaaaaacctatTTTGCCCACGATCCACTGCAGCAGTGTGTTGTTGGAGACATTGTTCTGCTGAAAGCTCTGCCTGAGCGAAGGAGCAAACACGTGAAACACGAACTGGCTGAAATTGTGTTCAAGGTTGGAAATGTCATAGATCCAATCACGGGGAAGCCCTGTGCAGGAACCAGATTCCTGGAAAATCTGTCAGATTCGGAAAACCTGACAGAGGCAGATACTACCTATCTAAGTGAAAAACTTCAGGAACTGAAAGTCTGTTCAACAGACAAATAG
- the NIPSNAP2 gene encoding protein NipSnap homolog 2 encodes MAARVLLRRSLAGAAAVPRLPPGGGLALRGLGSSAHRPREDSWLKSLFVRKVDPRKDAHSNLLAKRETSSLYKIQFHNVKPECLEAYNKLCQEVLPKIHEEKHYPCALVGTWNTWYGEQDQAVHLWRYEGGYPALNEVMNKLRQNKEFIEFRKERGNMLLSRKNQLLLEFSFWNEPVPRDGPNIYELRSYQLRPGTMIEWGNYWARAIRFRQDNNEAVGGFFSQIGQLYMVHHLWAYKDLQTREDIRNAAWHKPGWDELVYYTVPLIQEMESRIMIPLKISPLQ; translated from the exons ATGGCGGCGCGAGTGCTGCTGCGGAGGAGCCTGGCGGGAGCGGCCGCTGTGCCGCGCCTGCCGCCCGGCGGCGGGCTGGCCCTCAG GGGCCTGGGATCCTCAGCTCACAGACCTCGCGAGGACAGCTGGTTAAAATCCCTCTTCGTCCGCAAAGTGGATCCGAGGAAAGATGCCCACTCCAACCTTTTGGCCAAAAGAGAGACCAGCAGTCTGTACAAAATACAGT TTCACAATGTAAAACCAGAATGTCTAGAGGCCTACAACAAGCTTTG TCAAGAGGTGCTGCCAAAGATTCATGAAGAAAAACACTACCCATGTGCACTGGTGGGGACTTGGAACACGTGGTACGGAGAGCAAGATCAGGCTG ttCATTTGTGGAGATATGAAGGAGGTTATCCAGCTCTCAATGAGGTCATGAATAAACTTCGTCAAAATAAG GAATTCATAGAGTTCCGCAAAGAACGAGGTAACATGCTCCTCTCACGCAAGAACCAGTTACTGCTGGAGTTCAGTTTCTGGAATGAACCTGTTCCCAGAGATGGGCCCAATATTTATGAATTGAGATCCTATCAACTCAGA ccTGGAACAATGATTGAGTGGGGGAATTACTG GGCTCGTGCGATTCGCTTCCGACAGGACAATAATGAAGCAGTTGGAGGATTTTTCTCACAAATTGGACAGCTGTATATGGTTCATCACCTTTGGG CCTACAAAGATCTTCAAACCAGAGAAGATATAAGGAATGCTGCGTGGCATAAACCTGGCTGGGATGAACTAGTCTATTACACAG tgcccCTTATTCAGGAAATGGAATCCAGAATCATGATCCCGTTGAAGATTTCTCCACTTCAGTAA
- the PSPH gene encoding phosphoserine phosphatase: MAQETVHYCHSEKDYILSPHSKKAPKRMASLMEMKEIFRSADAVCFDVDSTVIREEGIDELAKFCGVGDAVAEMTRRAMGGTVTFKAALTARLGLIRPSYEQVQKLISDNPPQLTPGIRELVSRLHQRGVQVFLVSGGFQSIVEHVALQLNIPTANVFANRLKFYFNGEYAGFDETQPTAESGGKGKVIAHLKEQFHFKKVVMIGDGATDMEACPPADCFIGFGGNVMRKQVKEKAKWYITHFDELLKELEER, translated from the exons ATGGCTCAGGAAACAGTGCACTACTGCCACTCTGAGAAAGACTACATCTTGTCCCCTCACAGTAAGAAGGCTCCCAAAAGGATGGCGTCCCTCATGGAGATGAAGGAGATCTTCCGCAGCGCCGACGCCGTGTGCTTCGACGTGGACAGCACGGTCATCAGGGAGGAGGGGATCGACGAGCTCGCCAAGTTCTGCGGCGTCGGCGACGCCGTGGCGGAGAT GACCCGCAGGGCCATGGGTGGCACTGTGACATTCAAAGCAGCTTTGACAGCACGACTCGGTCTCATCCGGCCCTCCTACGAACAAGTGCAGAAATTAATATCTGACAACCCACCTCAGCTCACACCAGGAATAAG GGAGCTGGTGAGCAGACTTCACCAACGGGGGGTTCAGGTCTTCTTGGTCTCCGGGGGGTTTCAGAGCATCGTGGAACACGTGGCCTTGCAGCTGAACATTCCCACAGCAAACGTCTTTGCCAACAGGTTGAAGTTTTACTTTAACG GAGAATACGCAGGATTTGATGAAACACAACCAACAGCTGAATcaggggggaaaggaaaggttATTGCTCACCTGAAAGAACAGTTCCACTTTAAGAAAGTAGTTATGATTGGAGATGGAGCTACAGACATGGAAGCCTGCCCCCCTGCT GATTGTTTCATTGGATTTGGAGGAAATGTAATGAGAAAGCAAGtaaaggagaaagcaaaatggTACATTACTCACTTTGACGAGCTGCTGAAGGAACTGGAAGAGCGATAA